The genomic segment CCTATTCTATCGACCGAGTGTTTATGGTGGTCGCCCGTGTACGATCTCACATGCACCCGAAAACGCAGCGGACGAACGCCGGCGGGGATCAGGGAGACCCCGGCGCGTTCGATTCGTGGACGGCGCTCCAGAAGTCGACCGACAGGACTCGAGCGAACCTGATCGCCGACATCGTGGGTCACCCACAAGGTGCGCCCAGCGTAAAGGAACTGGACTACATGAACCCAAGTCTCGAGGGCGACGCAATCCGTCGTCACCTCAGCATTCTGCAGGACGTCGGCGTCGTCGAGGAACTCGTGGTCGAGCCGGGGAACCGGATTCGCGGCTACCCGTACAAGTTCTATCGGTTGAGCGACGAGGCGCGCGAGTTGTTCGATCGGAACGACTTGTTCCCCCGGGAGGCGTGGCAGCGCCAGTACGCTCGCGTCCAGCGCACGGGCGAGATCAAGGATCTGGAAGAGATGCCCCGTCCGACTGCCGATTGAATCTCTCCCGTTCTTCTCGCTTCTCTTTTCGGCAGCGTGGATGACGGACGGTGACCGCGCTCTTGGCCGAGACCGGATGGCGTCGGCTGTCGACTTCGAGATAGGTGGGAAGGGACGATCGAGAGCGTATCTGTCCACGCGCCGGCCCACACCACCTGACGGTGAGGAGAAATCCGGATGGCGACGGTCGCCGTCCGGATTCTAGCGGTAGCTACGGGTGCCGCTCCACTGGCGGAACCAAAATGCTGGTATCCAGCCGTCGTCGCACGGTTATCCGTACGCCGCTCTATCCTCTGTATGGCGTTCGGTCTTCTCGAGCGCCGTTTTGTCTCGGAATACCCAGGTACCAGGGATATCGCGAAATCTGCGCATAACCCATCTACAGACCATCTGGGCTGGATTGCGGCAAATTATAACAATTCACTGCCATAGTTGCTGGGCTGCTGTGCCGTTTCATCGTTCGATCCTTCCCGAAGCACGATAGTTATGCACCAGTAGCGAGATAGAATGTGAAATCGCGGCACTAAACCCGCTATATTTATCAGACTGATTTTTATTATTCTAATTTGGTATTATCAGACACTAGGTGGCCACTACATATATGACTCTCGCTCACTTGAGTCAGAAACTAAGAACTTTATTCGTGATATCTGGCGGCAGCTGCTTTTATTCCTATATACAGTAGTTGTATCGCAGCAAAACATTCATATATTATAGTTATATAGGAAATATGTGGATAGTACCCAATCATCATATAAATTACTTCTATAAAGAATCATAGTATTCATTTGAGGTATACTGATACGATTTTGCGGCGTATGAGAAGCGTATCCGTCCGAGGATTCTATTTCGAGTTCGAAGTGCCCTCAGAATTAAGGACTTTCGGGTGAACGGTACCGAACGGTGCGCAGAGGCAATTGCGAGTTACCCTCGGTGACGGCGGGGTTGTCATACGAGCAGACGGAATTTTCATAGTTGGTCGAACGATAGCTACTCGGACGGCGGAAAGTGACTGTAGTCGTACTGACCGGCACACGACTCGTTCTATCACGCATTTTTATTCGAATATTTACCCATAAGTACAAAACCCGATTCACTGTGGATAGCCGGTAGGTTCGGTGAGTGACCCGATACCGGTACGCGAGCGTTTCAAACGGGAGGCTACAAATCCGGTCTTCTCATGTGACGACCGTGAGGCGATCCGTTTCGAACGAGGATACGAGTCCTCGATCGAAACGCGAGGTGTGCTCGAGCGCGACCGACAGGACTTCTTCTGCGCGTCTTTCGAGGGCGGCATCGTCCGCTTTATTTATAAGCGGGACGACCGTGGCGTCGTCAGGGACGCGTTTCATTCCACCGTCGGGATGAGCAAGCACCTGACCCACGACCGAGGGTGTGAGACGCTCTCCTTCGGAGATATCGGCGCACCGTTCGATTTGTTCGACGCGGTGAGCGACGTCGTCCGCGAGCGGTTGACCGACGGCCTGAACGGACGCGACCGGAACGACGTATGTACTCCTCCGGGGAATCGGCGGTTCGTTCGGACCCGGCGCTTTACATTCGCGCATTCTGGCACCATCAGCCTTGACGAGAACCCAGTCGAAGTAGCCGTCTCTAAACATCGAACTCAGGACGGCGGGCTGGAACCCTCGAACTTTGTCGTCGACACGGTCCGGATCTACCACTCGCTCACTCGCCAGTGCGACCGGCGGTGTGGTGTCGTCCAGATTGCTCTGAATGCGAGTAGGGTCGGCGAGAACGAGCGGGAGATCCGGGGGTGGCGGCATATGTACCGACGTGGTATAGCCCGCTTTGAGGCCACGGTCGCCCGCTTCGGCAATCAACTGGCTCATGGCGGTCTTCTTTCCGCCGGCGCCGACGAACGAGACGAGTTCTTCGTCCCCCAACCCGAGCGCATCGGCAAGATTCATATCCGCACCTCACTGCCCGACGAAATGAGGGTTACGACGAGAAACGTCCTCCGTGGACGGTAACGACACCTCCACGAAACTCAGTGTCGGCGATACAATTATTCGGGCAGGCTATCTAGGTTCCGTATGGAACGTGTGGACGTCACCGGTGAAGTGTGTCCGCGTCCCGTTCTCATCGTCCGGCGACGGCTGTCTGAACTCGATCGGGATGATGAACTGCTCGTTCGTGGGGACTATCCGCCGGCCGAAAGCAATCTTCGTCGAACGTGCACGAAACACGGATACGAAGTCGAGGGCCGACCAGCCTCCGAAGGGGGAGATGGCGGCTTCGAGTTGCTCATTCGTCCAACCGCTGACGCGAGCCGGTCGGAGGCGGACAATGAGTGACGAGGGGGACGATCACTGGCCAGCACTGACCGAATATGCGGAGCTCCACGGCTGTTCGTGTAAGGTCGAACAGGGCGAACTCGAATCGCTGCTCACGGACGTCGGTTTGACGGGAGCACAACAGGAACTGCGTTTCGGCGTCGGTGAGGACGCGAGCGCCCGTGCGATCGCCGACGATCTCTGCCTCGTGACGACGATCGATTTCTTCACGCCGATCGTGGACGATCCGTACGAATTCGGCCGCGTTGCCGCGTGCAACGCGGCAAGCGACGCCTTTGCAACGGGCGCCGGCGACGATCTGACGTTCCTGGTCGTTCTCGGCCTCCCGCAAGAGGTGACGGACGCCGCCGCCGAAATTTTACGCGGTATCGTCGACGCGGTTGACGAAATGGGCGGCGTCGTCGCGGGTGGACATACGATCATGAACCCGTGGCCGATCGCCGGCGGAACTGTTGTCGCGACCGCGCCGCCGGAGGATCTTCTGCAGACGAGCGATGCATCGCCGTCCGAGCGACTGTACCTGACGAAGCCCCTCGGTACTCAGCCAGCGATGGGCGCATTGCGGGTCCGAGACGGAGAGTTCGGCGAAACGATCGGAGAGGCGTCTAACCGACCCGTTCAGGATATCGCTGATGAGGCGCTCGCGTGGATGACAACCCCGAACAGGGATGCGATGCTCGCAGCCCGCGAGTTTGCGACCGCCGCGACCGATATCACGGGGTTTGGCCTTCTCGGGCAAGCGCGTCTCCTCGCCGAGAACGCTGGCGTCGGCGTCGAACTCGCTCACCTCCCCGTCATCGACGGCAGCCTCGAACTCTCGCGGCTCTTCGGCTACGGCCTCGAGGACGGCGAGAGCGCCGAGACGAGCGGTGGACTACTGGTGTCGGTACCGGAACGCCACACTGAGGCCGTCGAAACCGCCTTCTCGGATGCCGACGTCTTCCACCGCGAGGTCGGCCGTGTCACGACCGGCTCCGGCGTCGCGCTCGTCGACCCTACGATAGAACGAGTTCGCGGATAGCTGTCACCGCCGTCGACTGCAAACGGCAGGCGTGTGAACGGCTGCTACGAGAGCTTGAGCACTGCCTCGAGAACGCCACCGCCGAGGCAGAGCGCTTTGTCGGATATTTTCGTGTAATCGACCGCTTCGCGGGGATCGATGTCGCCGAGTTTTGCGTTCGGTGAAACGGAAACACCATCGTGGACGAGTCCCCGTACGAGCCCTCCTATCTCCGTAACGACCGGATCGTCGTCGACGTAGCCGACGGTCGCATCTGCTTCGACGACCTCCCCGATTTCGACCGACGGTGACCAGCTTCCTTCGCTCGGCGCTCGGAGAACGCGCTCGTGAGTGTACCCCCGCCGTTCACCGGGTTCGCCGTCGTACGGACTCGGTTTGCCATCGTAGATGACGCGCCCGAGTTCGTGGCCCCGATCGGTTTCGACGACCGCGTCCACGTTCTCGCCGGCCTCGAATCCCGGTCCGAGACCGACGACGACATCCGCGAGATCCTTCCGGGTCCCGGTGTCCGTCTTGCCTTTCGCCATAATCGCGTCGACGACCGCCCCGGGCTCGAGTTCATCGATGACGGCGGCGTTTGGGTCCTCGAGCACCGGTACCGCATCGTCGGCCAGGACGGCGAGGGCGTCGTCCACGTCGTGGACGCGCTGGCCCGTCACGCCCTGGACGGTGACCGTCTCCTCGTACATCGCCGTCGCGAAGGCGACCTCGCGGCGGACGACGGTCGGCCGAGCCACCTCGGTTACGATAACCGGAAACCCTGCCTGGTGGAGACGATAGCCCACGCCGGTTCCGAGATCCCCGCCGCCTCGAAGGACGACGAGATCCTCGTGATCGTGTCGGGTTGCACGCTCCCCGGTCACACCGTGACGATCACGATGCATCTCTGCGAGAATCGAGAGAGCGACGTCCTCGGGCCCGCCTCCACCGAGATCGAGTCCGACAGGGGAACGAACGCGAACGAGGTCCCGGCGCGAGTACCCGTCTTCGAGCAGCGAATCGAAAATGTGCGCTGCTTTGTCTTCGCTGGCGACGACGCCGACGTAACCGGCACCGCCGTCGAGTGCAGCGGCGACGGCCTGCTGGTCGAACGTTCCGCTCCGCGTCGCGACGGCAACCGCCGTTTCCGACGTCATCGGGAGTTCGGAAAGCGCCTCGTCGTAGTCGCCGTGAATGGTGTCGGTCCCCGCGGGAAACCGATCCGGTGACGCGTACCCTTCGCGGTCGTCTACGACGGTGATGTCGTAGCCGAGTCGGTCGCCTATCGCCGCGAGTTCGACCGCGATGTGTCCGCCGCCCGCAACGTAAAGGCGCGAGCGGCCCCGGATTCGGTCGATGAAGACGTCCATAGAGCCGCCGCAGACCATGCCGGTATTACCCCCGGGACGCAGTTCGTAGGTCCGCACGCCAGGCTCGGCGTCGCCCCGGAGGATCTCACGGGCTTCATCGATAGCGAGGCTTTCGACCGTCCCGCCGCCGATCGTGCCGTACTCGTCCTCTTCGGTCACGAGCATTTTCGCCCCCACGTCTCGCGGCGCGCTTCCGTTTTTGTCTACGACCGTCAACATCGTCGCCGGTCGGCCCTGTTTGACGAGTACGTCCACGCGATCGAAGAGCGTCATACGAAACTTTTCACCTCGTGTTCGACCACGAGCTCGATCAGTTTGTCGTACGTGACGGTGTCGATCCGATCGGGGAGGGTAACGCCGCGCATCTCGACGTCCCGTTCGACAGCGATCGTTGGTGCCTCGAGATCCGGATCGAGTAGGACGCCGTCCTGTATCAGGACGACGGTTCCGTCGGTGTCGGTCGCTGCTGTTCTGAGTCCGATCTCCGCCATCGGTTCGTCTATCAGATAGAGCATCGTCAAAAGTCGAGCGTGTGATCCGCCCGTTCGATCGTCGACGCGATCTCCTCGCCGGTCTGGATACCGACGTCAGGGGCGATCTCCTCGGGCGCGACGTCTCGTACTGTCATCGATTCCCCATCGACGAATAGTTCCCCATCTTCCGCAGCCAGATCGATGAGGTGGTCCGTCATATTGAGCGCGTCCCGGTCGACGTCCGCACGAGCGGCGTAGACACCGTCCTGAGTGAACACGACTGAGACGTTGTGCCGATCGAAGCCGGCCGCGACGCCGCGCGCTACCCGGAGTCCCTCGGGGACGTGTACTCGTCCATACGGGGCTCGCGTGAGCATGACGACGACGTCCCGTTTCATAGCGAGATCACCCTGTCGGCCTCGCCGAGCGTGTCCGCGAGATCGGGAAGTAAGCCGACCTCGACGCTGTCCGGATAATCGGTTTCGGCGTCGATGCCCCGAGCGCTGACACAGAGACCGCAGCAGATCACTTCTGCACCGTCAGCTATCAACTCCTGAAATTTCTCCGTCGGCATCTCATCGAACAGTCCCGCTTCCGAACAGTCGGGAAGACGCTGGTCGGATACTGGAACGTACGCGCCGTCGAGATAGTGAAAATACGTGACCTCGTGGCCGGCGTCGAGCGCCGCACGGCCGAGCTCGTAGGCGGTACGCCACCGTTCGCTGTCGAAGGGACCGCCGGTGAGCAAGAATCCGACGTGGATCATGTCTGAGACATTGGCTCAGTACTATAATAAGAGTTAGCATCCCGCAAAATCGCGATCACACGCGACGAGTGTCGCTCGCCGGATGGTCCAGCTCACTCGATCACGACATCGACGTGGTCCCAGCGTTCGACGTCTACCAGCCCCCGATTCGTCAGCCGATACTCGGGGATCACCTCGAGGGCGAGGAACGAGAGGGTCATCAGTCCGTGGCGGTCGAGACCGAGGTCTCTCGCCCGATCGATGACCGCTTTGAATCGTTCGCAGACGTCAGTCAACGGATCGTCGGACATCAGCCCCGCGACCGGGAGCGGCACCGCTGTGATCGCCTCTTCCTCCAGGGTCGGATCGCAGACGGCGATGCCGCCGTCGATTTCCCGGAGATGGTTTGCGACTCGCGCCATCACATCGAACCTCGTGCCCGTGACGACGCAGTTGTGTGCGTCGTGGGCGACCGTCGAACCGATCGCCCCGCGCGTAAGGCCGAGTCCGCGAACGAAGCCCCGACCGATACCGGCATCGCGATCGTGCCGTTCGATAACCACGATCGGTAGCACGTCTCCGTCGGGACTCGGCTCGATCGTCCCCTCAACGACGGGGAGCGACGCTTTCGTGCGTCCGGTCTGGATTCCCCCGGTAAGCTCGATAACGCGTACATCGGTTCGTCCCGATGCCGGATTCGGGGCGGTGAGCGCCAGGTCACGGCCCGCGACTGGATCGAAATTGACGGTGCCCGTCGAAAGCGCGGTCGGTGATGGATCGCGATCGCCGTTCGTCGGATCGAGCCGGCCGTCGATGAGAACGTGGTCGACGGTCCACGTCTCGAGGTCCTCGAGCAGCACCAGATCAGCCGGTGCACCGGGTTCGATCCGTCCGAACGGGAGATCGTAGCACTCCGCCGTATTCAGCGACGCCATCTGAACCGCCTCGACCGGGTCGACCCCTTCTTCGATCGCTTTTCGGACCGCAAAGTCAACACCGCCGTTTTCGACCAGATCGACTACGTCTCGATCGTCCGAACACAGCGACAGCCGCCGCGTCGGGACGTCGTCGACGAGTCCGATGAGATCGGCAAGGTTCTTCGACGACGACCCCTCGCGCAGGTAGACTCGAAAGCCGAGGTCGACCTTCTCGCGAGCCTCGGCCTCGGAGATGCTCTCGTGATCGTTGTCGAGGTAACGCGCCGCTTCCTGCAGGTCCGATCCGGACACTCGCGGAAGGTGTCCATCGACGGTGAGTCCACGCCCTCGGGCGGCCCGAATCTTCGCGTGCAGGTCCGACTCGCCCGAAAGGAGCGCTGGGAGGTCCATCACCTCACCGAGTGCGACGGCGTGTTCGTGATCGAGCAACTCCGCGACGTCGTCCGCGTCGAGCGCGGCACCGCCGTCTTGAAGGTTCGAAGCGGGAACGCTCGAGGGGACGCTAAATCGAACCTTCAACGGCGTTTTCGTCGCGTCCTCGAAGACAGCACGGACGCCATTGACGCCGAGCACGTTCGCTATCTCGTGCGGATCGTGGATGATGCTGGTCACGCCGCGTGGAACCATCGCTTCGCTGTACTGTGGCACGGTAACCATGCTCGATTCGACGTGCTTGTGGGCGTCGATCAGCCCAGGCGCAACGTATTCAGCCTCGAGTTCGCGGTCGGCTGGCCGCTCCTCGAGTGCGATTACTTCTCCACCGTCGATCGCAATTGCGCGGTCTTCGAGTACACCCGTGTTGACGTTGACGAGCGTTCCGCGAACGAGCGTATCGACGGTGTTCACCGTCGGGACACCCCCGCTACCGACGTCGCGTAGCTCATCGAGTTGGCGGGCCCACGTCTCGACGCGTTCGTGAACAGTCGATGCCTACGATCGTTCGAGAGCGACATCGTTAGTCGTCTTCTCGAGGGACCGCAGGATCGGTGGGTGACGGTGCATCGTCCCCATCGATCGGCTCTTCCAGGCCCGCCTCATATTCGCCGTCCGGACGCGGCACGAGCGTGTTCAGAAAGATCGCTGCTATCGCAGTCATGATCACCGCGTTGCCGAAGAAAATCTCGGCGCTTCCCGGCAGCGCCTCGAGTGCTTCGGGACGGAGTTCGACACCGAGCCCCAGTCCGATCGAGACCGCGATGATGACCATATTGCGACGGGTCATCCGTTCGTTGAGGAAGATGAGGCGGAGACCGCTCGACATCACCATTCCGAACATGACTAGTACGGCGCCGCCGAGGACGGAGTCGGGAATCGTCGCGACCACTGCACTAACCTTCGGAATGAAGCCGAGTCCGAGCAAGACGACACCGCCGACTCCCACGACGTATCGGCTCATCACGCCGGTGAAGTTGATGATACCGACGTTCTGAGAGAAGGTCGTCAGGGGGAACGCACCGAAGATCCCACCGAGGGAACTCCCGAACCCGTCGACGAACAGGCCACCGCGAATTTCTTCGTGTTTGGGGTTACGGCCCTCCGCGGCTGTGATGCCGGACATATCTCCGACGGACTCGATCGCAGCCGTGATGAATAGCGCGGTGAACGTGAGGATAGCAATCGGTTCG from the Natronococcus sp. AD-5 genome contains:
- a CDS encoding ArsR family transcriptional regulator, whose translation is MHPKTQRTNAGGDQGDPGAFDSWTALQKSTDRTRANLIADIVGHPQGAPSVKELDYMNPSLEGDAIRRHLSILQDVGVVEELVVEPGNRIRGYPYKFYRLSDEARELFDRNDLFPREAWQRQYARVQRTGEIKDLEEMPRPTAD
- the yqeC gene encoding selenium cofactor biosynthesis protein YqeC produces the protein MNLADALGLGDEELVSFVGAGGKKTAMSQLIAEAGDRGLKAGYTTSVHMPPPPDLPLVLADPTRIQSNLDDTTPPVALASERVVDPDRVDDKVRGFQPAVLSSMFRDGYFDWVLVKADGARMRECKAPGPNEPPIPRRSTYVVPVASVQAVGQPLADDVAHRVEQIERCADISEGERLTPSVVGQVLAHPDGGMKRVPDDATVVPLINKADDAALERRAEEVLSVALEHTSRFDRGLVSSFETDRLTVVT
- a CDS encoding sulfurtransferase TusA family protein, which gives rise to MERVDVTGEVCPRPVLIVRRRLSELDRDDELLVRGDYPPAESNLRRTCTKHGYEVEGRPASEGGDGGFELLIRPTADASRSEADNE
- the selD gene encoding selenide, water dikinase SelD, with amino-acid sequence MSDEGDDHWPALTEYAELHGCSCKVEQGELESLLTDVGLTGAQQELRFGVGEDASARAIADDLCLVTTIDFFTPIVDDPYEFGRVAACNAASDAFATGAGDDLTFLVVLGLPQEVTDAAAEILRGIVDAVDEMGGVVAGGHTIMNPWPIAGGTVVATAPPEDLLQTSDASPSERLYLTKPLGTQPAMGALRVRDGEFGETIGEASNRPVQDIADEALAWMTTPNRDAMLAAREFATAATDITGFGLLGQARLLAENAGVGVELAHLPVIDGSLELSRLFGYGLEDGESAETSGGLLVSVPERHTEAVETAFSDADVFHREVGRVTTGSGVALVDPTIERVRG
- the yqeB gene encoding selenium-dependent molybdenum cofactor biosynthesis protein YqeB: MTLFDRVDVLVKQGRPATMLTVVDKNGSAPRDVGAKMLVTEEDEYGTIGGGTVESLAIDEAREILRGDAEPGVRTYELRPGGNTGMVCGGSMDVFIDRIRGRSRLYVAGGGHIAVELAAIGDRLGYDITVVDDREGYASPDRFPAGTDTIHGDYDEALSELPMTSETAVAVATRSGTFDQQAVAAALDGGAGYVGVVASEDKAAHIFDSLLEDGYSRRDLVRVRSPVGLDLGGGGPEDVALSILAEMHRDRHGVTGERATRHDHEDLVVLRGGGDLGTGVGYRLHQAGFPVIVTEVARPTVVRREVAFATAMYEETVTVQGVTGQRVHDVDDALAVLADDAVPVLEDPNAAVIDELEPGAVVDAIMAKGKTDTGTRKDLADVVVGLGPGFEAGENVDAVVETDRGHELGRVIYDGKPSPYDGEPGERRGYTHERVLRAPSEGSWSPSVEIGEVVEADATVGYVDDDPVVTEIGGLVRGLVHDGVSVSPNAKLGDIDPREAVDYTKISDKALCLGGGVLEAVLKLS
- a CDS encoding DsrE family protein, translated to MKRDVVVMLTRAPYGRVHVPEGLRVARGVAAGFDRHNVSVVFTQDGVYAARADVDRDALNMTDHLIDLAAEDGELFVDGESMTVRDVAPEEIAPDVGIQTGEEIASTIERADHTLDF
- a CDS encoding DsrE/DsrF/TusD sulfur relay family protein, with protein sequence MIHVGFLLTGGPFDSERWRTAYELGRAALDAGHEVTYFHYLDGAYVPVSDQRLPDCSEAGLFDEMPTEKFQELIADGAEVICCGLCVSARGIDAETDYPDSVEVGLLPDLADTLGEADRVISL
- a CDS encoding adenine deaminase, with translation MNTVDTLVRGTLVNVNTGVLEDRAIAIDGGEVIALEERPADRELEAEYVAPGLIDAHKHVESSMVTVPQYSEAMVPRGVTSIIHDPHEIANVLGVNGVRAVFEDATKTPLKVRFSVPSSVPASNLQDGGAALDADDVAELLDHEHAVALGEVMDLPALLSGESDLHAKIRAARGRGLTVDGHLPRVSGSDLQEAARYLDNDHESISEAEAREKVDLGFRVYLREGSSSKNLADLIGLVDDVPTRRLSLCSDDRDVVDLVENGGVDFAVRKAIEEGVDPVEAVQMASLNTAECYDLPFGRIEPGAPADLVLLEDLETWTVDHVLIDGRLDPTNGDRDPSPTALSTGTVNFDPVAGRDLALTAPNPASGRTDVRVIELTGGIQTGRTKASLPVVEGTIEPSPDGDVLPIVVIERHDRDAGIGRGFVRGLGLTRGAIGSTVAHDAHNCVVTGTRFDVMARVANHLREIDGGIAVCDPTLEEEAITAVPLPVAGLMSDDPLTDVCERFKAVIDRARDLGLDRHGLMTLSFLALEVIPEYRLTNRGLVDVERWDHVDVVIE